GAGATCTGATCCATTCCCCTTCCCGGACCGGCGGCggacgaaaccctagcccagCACCATGGCGGCGCGCTCCGCCCTCCTCTTCgccctcctcgtcgccgccctctccttcaccgccaccgccgccggcgacgcgccctTCATCGTCGCGCACAAGAAGGTGGCGCTCTCCCGCCCCAAGCCCGGCGTCGAGCGcctcgccgtctccctcgACCTCTACAACCAGGGATCCGCGTGAGTTCCCCCGCTTCTCTTCTCGCCTTCTTGTTCCTCCTCTGGATCCGCGATTGGATCTGCCCGTTGGTCAACGAAACTAGGGGTTTAGCTCTGATATAGGAGTACTTATTTCACAACGATTTGGCCAATATAAATCAGCGTCGTCCTATGTCCGTCTATTGACTGATCTTAACTGCTACGCCTAGAGCTTACTGCCAATTATCTGTAACCGCGAGTTCAATCGATTATTCTTCTAGTGCTCTCCTTATCTAGTTATGTGCTGCAAGACAAGTGAAATGAATGCGTGATTTAATTTTGGTCGAAACAAACAGCTAGCAAAGGGGGGAAATAGCTGCAGCTGCAACAGCCTCCAGTGTTACATTGCCAGTAGTGATGTAGGGTTTTTGTTGTGCATCTCAAACTCAAACTGCTCCACACCACCAGCTCATCGTCCACGCTGTTCACAAAAAATCATCGCAGGCATCCTAGAGGATCATCCTGAATATTCAATTCTGGCGGTAATCCATCCTGCAGGGAGGGTTCATTATATTGTAGCCGAGTTATTAGATTGATCCTTGTAAATTGTTGAGCTGCTGGTGGGATATCTGGCCACACACCGTACTTGTTGTCATTAACCGCAGGGGGCTGAACATCTTGAACCCATCCATTAGCAGCATTCTGTTGTTGCCAAATTTGGGCATCAAACAGCGCCTGTTTCATTGTATGGTATTACAGAAATTCCAAGGAATCAATGCAATCATGAGCAAAAGGACCAACCTGCAAGAGAAGGCAATGAGGCTTTGTGTATCACTGCCGAAGGGGAAGATGTTGTTGTCATGGGGGAGGGTGGCTAGAGTTAGGGTCTCATCTTTTATGTCTTATTATTTACCCCTGAATGTGCAATCCTATTTGCATGGAAaagcttcatttttttttcttgtttgacTTCTTTTCCTATCTGGGTGATATGATATGCAGTTGTATGTATTAAGTTATTGTAACATGTTCTAAATCTTTTGGCAGAACTGCCTATGATGTGGCCATCACTGATGACTCTTGGCCAAAGGAAGCGTTCGAGCTTGTTTCTGGAGAGGTCTCAAAGACATTGGAAAGGCTTGACCCGTGAGTACATTTTGTAATGCATCTCATCGTGCCTCTACTGTATAGTATTACAGAAATGACTCTTATCCTATTCATTTTTAGTGGTGCCACTGCTTCGCATGTGTTTGTCTTGGAGACCAAAGCACAGGGCAGGTTTCAAGGTTCCCCTGCGGTTATTAAATACCGTGTTCCCACAAAGGCTGTACTTCAGGTTTGATCTACTTTTCGTATATACTTCTGTATTTTCTGTACATTCGCTTCTattgtctttctttttctgtctTCGCAATTTCTCAACTCCTGTCACTGAATTGATAATTTTGAATGCTGAAGGAGGCCTTTTCAACTCCCATCCTTGCCTTGGACATACTTGCTGAAAGGCCCCCAGtgaagaagtttgaatggGTTAGTAATCGTGTGCGTTTGCATTCTGGTCTGTCTTAACAATTCTGATGTTTTGATGTTATTTTGTGGTGCTGACACTCCTGTCCTGGAATGCTGG
The Brachypodium distachyon strain Bd21 chromosome 2, Brachypodium_distachyon_v3.0, whole genome shotgun sequence genome window above contains:
- the LOC100822025 gene encoding translocon-associated protein subunit beta, encoding MAARSALLFALLVAALSFTATAAGDAPFIVAHKKVALSRPKPGVERLAVSLDLYNQGSATAYDVAITDDSWPKEAFELVSGEVSKTLERLDPGATASHVFVLETKAQGRFQGSPAVIKYRVPTKAVLQEAFSTPILALDILAERPPVKKFEWAKKLVAKYGALVSVVSFVAAFIYLVASPSKSGGAKAGKKRR